TTCTGATAAGAAAAAAACCATTCAATTTGTGAAAGATATTGTAGAGTATTTTAATGAAGAGGTCTCCGAAAAAGACCTGCTACTTATTAGTTATCTTCTTTGCATATCACTAACTCGTCAAAGCCAAGAATTTTTTATCGAAGGATATGACAAAAATATCTTTACAAAAGAGATGTATCACTCACTCAATCGCAATGCAAACGACTTAGCTAATATTGCTAAAGACTATGGCTTATTAATTAACGATCAACTCATCTATGATTTGATGTTTTCCTTGTATTACCATTTAATTAATTGGCATTCTGAAGAGGAATATCTACACGTTACAAAAGAAATTAAGCACTTAATGAAAAATATTCGAAATGTGTTTGATTTCACTCTAACCAATCAGTTATCTGATAAAATTGAGAATTCAATGAAACATACTTATTTAAAACATACAATCTATCCCTATCCAAATTATATTATTTTTAATAAAAAATTTTATAACGCTATAGCGATAAAAAAATTATTTCCTACCATGGCACTCGTGATTGAACAAGAATTAATCAAATTAGAAAAATCAACTGACTTCCCATGGTATACTGATTATTTTTATGAAGTACTTTGTACAATTATGATTCAATGGACGGACTTACCAACATTATTAGAAAATAAAAAACAAAAAGCTAAAATTCTTGTTATGAGTAGCCTAGGGTATGACCATTCAGACTTCTTATCTAAAATGATTCAAAAAAACTTTGTTAACAAAGCTATCATTGAAGCATATACACAATCTGTTATTTTTATTGATGATATTCCAAAAGAATATTTTCAATCTTACGATATTATTATTAGTACATTTGACTCTGAAATATTGCCGCAAGATAAATTAGTTGTTATTGATGATATTCCATCAAATTCCGATTGGGGGACAATCCGGCGAGCAATTAACAATACTCATCAACTAGATGAAAAAGTAGTCACTTACTTAAATAATAATTATTACTAGGAGTTTTATACATGTTAGATTTTGTTAATGCTATTTTAATCAACTTGTCTATCATCGTTAGTACTGCATTGACTCTTTATTTCCTATCTGTTAGACAATCTTTGACAGATAATCAAGTTGATTCAGATTTTATGAATCATACCGGTCACCTTTTGCTATCTAAAAACCATCAGATTTTTTTAGGAATCATTGTAGGCATACTCTGTTTTTTTATTTCATTAAACAAAATACCCGTTCCTTTATATGGTGGAATCAGCGTTGATGTTAGATATTTGCCCATCTTTTTTTCTATTTATTATGGTTCAACATTAATAGGAGTATTTAACGGTGGCACACTGATTATTTTAAAACTAATCCAATACAGCCTTAGAAGTGCACATATGTATGAAATTTTTAATAATATTTTTCTGACTATTTCACTCGTTATTTTAGCTACTATCATAAAGAAACAACATTTTTCACAAAAAAAATCAGTATTAATTTTTCTTGTCGTAGCCTTGTCAATTCGATTAGGGACATTTTGTATCCTTTTTTCTCCACCTACGTCGATTAAAGTATTAATTAATGTTTTATCATACATTATGATTTTTTCATTAGTCTTTTTATTTACAGCATGGTTAATTGATTCATCTATCTCAATTTCCAAAACAATTCATGTTTATCGAACGTCATCAATTTATGACCATCTTACAAAGTTATACAATAAAGAATCATTCTATTTTTTCTTAGATCATGTTTACCATGATTTAATTATGAACCAAGCAACTTGTGGAGTTGCCATATTAGATATTGATAATTTTAAACAAATCAACGATCACCATGGTCACTTAGCTGGAGA
This genomic stretch from Vagococcus sp. CY52-2 harbors:
- a CDS encoding helix-turn-helix domain-containing protein, whose translation is MRELLDTPTQRRLHILEQLNEVSNWISSNELAKSNNASLRTINNDVSYLKENWYPHLLIETSKKNGVRLQTQPSSHIEVVYRYVLKNSEAFRLIESVFFDTTLSIEKWGEKLFISESSLYRITGDVSKSLKKYGLTLEKKPCRVIGKDEFFVRFFYTNYFFEAYQINEWPFPSDKKKTIQFVKDIVEYFNEEVSEKDLLLISYLLCISLTRQSQEFFIEGYDKNIFTKEMYHSLNRNANDLANIAKDYGLLINDQLIYDLMFSLYYHLINWHSEEEYLHVTKEIKHLMKNIRNVFDFTLTNQLSDKIENSMKHTYLKHTIYPYPNYIIFNKKFYNAIAIKKLFPTMALVIEQELIKLEKSTDFPWYTDYFYEVLCTIMIQWTDLPTLLENKKQKAKILVMSSLGYDHSDFLSKMIQKNFVNKAIIEAYTQSVIFIDDIPKEYFQSYDIIISTFDSEILPQDKLVVIDDIPSNSDWGTIRRAINNTHQLDEKVVTYLNNNYY
- a CDS encoding GGDEF domain-containing protein translates to MLDFVNAILINLSIIVSTALTLYFLSVRQSLTDNQVDSDFMNHTGHLLLSKNHQIFLGIIVGILCFFISLNKIPVPLYGGISVDVRYLPIFFSIYYGSTLIGVFNGGTLIILKLIQYSLRSAHMYEIFNNIFLTISLVILATIIKKQHFSQKKSVLIFLVVALSIRLGTFCILFSPPTSIKVLINVLSYIMIFSLVFLFTAWLIDSSISISKTIHVYRTSSIYDHLTKLYNKESFYFFLDHVYHDLIMNQATCGVAILDIDNFKQINDHHGHLAGDQVLIHIANLLTLDKPSLESPRICRIGGDEFAMIFKSPIIQPEEFIEKKLIQINQTPCIYENLTIPIEISCGLAIIKKTSIKNKNFSTEDMFKLADSMLYKAKKIGKNQLVTTYRTI